The segment CCCTAAAGACGTCCTTGACGTACTTTAGCATAGCCTCGACCTCCTCTCTTTCATACCTTCGCGGCAGGTACCTTGAGCCTATGTACGCGTCCTCTATCTTAGTCACGATCACCACGTCCTGCAGTAGCCTGCCTGCTCTATGATCTATCTTTGAGAGCTCCCTCGCGAGCTTAACTATTGAGTGGGTTCTAGGGTACGCCCCCGTCTTGACGAGCAGCTTGTACTTAAGCATTAGCTGGCAGTACTGCTCTACGTTGAAGGCAGCGAGGTCGTAGACGCCCTCCTCGAGGAGCCTCTCAGCATTCTTAAGAAAGGCTTCAGCCCTCTCTCTAAGCACTTCTGCCTCCTCAAAGCTCATGGCGCACGCAGCCCATAGGCTTTACAAAGGCTCCACAGCAATTAACAGCAGTCTGCTATTAAGCCTTCTACCTTGCTCAATACCCATAGCCTTGCGCCGCCCGCCGACCCCTCGCTTCATTAACGCCGCAGCTCAAGTAGGCTAGGGCTTGCTTTAAAGAGGCCTACTGCTTCCTATTGAGGGGGTTCCTCTTAGAGGAAGTAGTGGCCGTGGGGCCTAAGCTCTATTAAACGAGGGCGTGGAATCAAGGCCTACTAAACTCTTAAGCACCCCTAGGCCCTAGAGTGCTAGAGGTGGGCCTGTGAACAAGGGCTTAGCTGTTCTCTTAGGGCTCTACGCTTCAACAGCCGCCATCCTACTAGCCATCCACTTCCGCACGCCGCTCAACCCACCCGCGGCCATGCTAGCGCTCCTGGGGCTCCATGCCGTAACCGTCATCGCCTACCTAGCCAGTGGAGACGGGGCCCCACGGCTAGCGTTGAGGTTAATCGCACTCCCGTTCGCCGCGCTCACCTCCATAGCCTTGTTAATTACAACCCTAGCTACCTTCGTCCTCATCGCCCCGCTGCTCCTCGTCCTCCTCTTCCTAATAACCCTAGCCGCCCTAGCCCAGGCCTGAGGCCCCCAGCGTACCCCTCCAAGCCTCTACGGCGAGCCTCGCGAAGGGCTGATGAGTTGGAGTTGGGGGGTTCGCGGGTCTTAGCGAAGGCCGCTCCTCGTAAGAAGGCTTAGGAGAGCCTTTGCTTACGCCAGCTCGCAGTACTTACTTAAGGCACTGCGCGTTAAACCAGCGCCCTGCTCAGCGCCGCAACCAGCCTTCCCTCAACCTCCTCTCTAGCGATGGAAGCGCGTACCCCCGAACTAGCTTCACGCCCTCTACGTGCGGGCTCGGCCTGCCCCTCCTCCATAGGACGCCCCTCTTAAGGTCTACGAGGGGCTGAGGGGCTGGGTAGCTGTGTCGGCGGGGCCTTGTAGATGACCTAGGCTTAAAGACGTGGGGTTGAGGTATACGGCGCGCCTCATAAGCATCCTAATGCTCACAGCGCCTAAGGCGACGTACAGCCCCGCGCAAGCTAGCTACTATGGGCTCAACGAAGCCCCCAAGCCAGGCGCCCTTAAGGCCTTAGTTAGCTCGGGGAGCATACCTCTCAAGCCTATGCTGGTCTAGCGTGGACAACACGACGTCTAAGAGCGCTGTAGCCGCGAAGAAAGCTACCTCAGCGATATGAGCGTGACGAGGAGCACGAATAGGGAGGAGCCGGCGGCCCTCAATAACTCCCCTCGGTAGGCGTCTTTGCGGCGCTCAACGACAAGCCGTGTAGGAGGCGTAATGCTCACGCAGACAGGCCTACTCAGTAAGCATGCCTAGCGCTAGCCGCTGGCTATTAGCTATCGTAGCCACGCTCAGCCCTCTGGGCACCCTGGCCAGCCTAGCTTAGCGAGCCGCTAAGCATATCTTCTAACAGTTTCAAGTTACGCTAAGAGCTACTGGAAGGACGGGGCTGGTGCGCTGGGATGTGCCTCGAGGTAGGAGTAGCGCGTGGGGGCGCGATTATCATTGGTAGGAGCCTCGTATGCGACGGGTTCGAGCCAAGCCTAGGTAGGCGGCTGGCTGTCTTCACGCATGCCCACGAGGACCACCTAAAGGGCCTGGAGGAAGCCCTAGCGGAGTGCCAGGAGGTCTACGTGACCCCTGAGACTAGAGACTTGCTGGTAGCAATTAGGGGCCCGCAGGTTCTGGGTAGGGCTAACCTTAAGGCCGTGGAGCCAAGCGCCGGCCTGCCTATTGGCGAGGAGCGCCTCACGCTCTACCCCAGCGGGCACATGCTCGGCTCGGTTCAAGTGGCTGTCGAGGCCCGTGGGCGCATGGTAGCCTACACCAGCGAGTTCCTACCCGAGCGCGCAAGGCCCCTAAGGGCGGAGGTGCTGATAGTCGACGCTACCTACGGCTCCCCGAGGCACATTAGGGAGTATAGGAGGGAGGAGGCCGTTGCCAGCTTAGTAAAGCTAGTCAAGACGGGCTTAGAGGAGGGGCCGGTCTGGGTCTTCGCCCATAGGGGGAAGAGGCACGAGGTCATGCACATACTGTCAAGCCTAGGCGTCCCGTTCTACGTAACCCCAGCTGATAGGGAGGTAGCTCTAGTCTACGAGAAGTACGGGGTGAGGCAAGGAGAGCTGCGCGTAGTCAAGGACTTAAGGAGCTGCGAGCTACTTAAAGAGCCCTGCGTAGTCTTCAGCCACGCTAAGAGAGAGGTTAAGGGCCCCTTCCTAAAGATTAGGGTGAGCGGATGGGCCTCCTTCGAGAGCCCGCTAAAGAAAGTTGGCGAGCACGAGTACGTAGTATCCCTATCTAACCACGCTGACTACTGGGAGCTCATGCGCTACGTGAGCGAAAGCAACCCAGAGCTCGTAATCACGGACGCCTGTAGAGCACGTATAGCGGCACAGAGCTTAGCTAGGGCAATAGTCAACGAGCTCGGGATCGCGGCCATAGCCATGCCCGTCGGCACCCTGCCTAAGGCGACCATACGCCTATGGTGACTTGCGCCGATCGAGGCCTCGCATCTGCCATGTGGGGGCCGCTGAGCCTGATTTCTACGTGCTGAGCTACGCCCTCGCCTAGTAGGGCTCAGGCTTCGAGCCCCGAGGACAAGAGAGGACGTTAAAGACGTGCTTAACGGGTACGTTCTCGAGGCAGGGCTCCTCGAAGACGCGTACATAACGGCTGGGTGTGTGGCGAGGTTGATCCTGGTGCTGAAGTACTTCTCTTCGGCTCTGTGGTTGAAGGAGCCCATACGCCTTCAAGCGACATAGGCGTGCGCGCGCAAGGCGTCGCGGGAAGCTGGAATAGAGGGGCCGTTCGAGGGGCGCGCGAGAACCAGAGGTAGCTGGAAAGTAGGGGGTAGAGATAATTTAAGCAAGCTCTGCTTAGGACCTAGTGGAGAGGGGTTGAGGGCTCACCGTACCGTTAGCGCGGCCGGCCACTTGCCCGCCTCCTCTGGAGGCTCTCAGGCGTAATTGCGGCCGCCGCTGCCTGGGTTACTATCTTCATCTCAGCGTACCGAAACCCTTGGTTCGACGCGCTTAAGCACGCTCTAAGCGACCTCGGGGGCCCCGGGGCCACGGACCCATGGATATACAACTACGGCCTAGTGCTGACCGGGGCCGTAGTGTTAGTCTACGCATTCTACCTCGCCCATAGGTCTTCCACGAAGCCCATGACCTACTCCTCAGCCTTCATCTTCATGGCCGGGCTGTTCCTAGCCCTCATAGGGGTGTTTCCAAGCGGCACTAGGCCTCATACTTTCGTGTCGACGTGGTTCTTCGTGCAGATGTGGATGGCCATGGCCTCGACCACCATAGACCTAGTCCTAAGGGGGGCCCTAGCCCACGGCTTAGCCCTACTAGCGCTCTCAATACTAGGGCCGGCGGGCGCTCTCCTAGTAGAGTGGCCATCGGCAGCCCTCCTAGAGGTCTACGGGGTAGCCTTAATAGACGTGTACGTGGTAATCCTAGCGCTAAAGTATTGAGCCTAGGGCGGGCTACGAGGCCGGCGGCCTCTGCTTAATGCTAAGGCAGCGTCGAGCTAGGAAGGCGCGCCTCGAGGCGCGCGGCTAGACCGAAAGCGTTTAGTCTCGCTGAGCTTAGAGCTAGGCTGTATGAGGTATGAGGTCGTCGGCCGCCCCTCCTTCTCAACGTTAAAGGTCCTCCTCGAGCCTGGCGAGGCTGTGACGGCTGAGGCTGGGGCGCTGCTAGCTATGGAGGGCGACGTCTCCGTTGAGACGAAGACGGCTGGCGGCGTGGGGAAGGGGCTGCTTAGGAAGGTGGCGGTCGGGGAGACGCTCTTCATCAATACCTTTAGGGCTGGGCCTCGAGGAGCGACGGTGTGGCTGGCGCCTAGCGTGCCGGGAGATATTCATTACTACGAGCTGAGGGGGGACGGGCTCGTCGTCCAAGACTACTCCTACCTAGCTCACCACGGGGACGTGGACTACGAGCTTAAGTGGAGGGGGCTGAGGGGGCTGCTCGCTGAGCCTAAGAGCGGCCTGGTCTGGCTCAGGGTCTACGGCCGAGGGGGAGTTTGGCTGAATAGCTATGGAGCCATAGAGGCGAGGGAGCTCAGCCCCGGGGAGGAGGTTGTTGTGGACAACGCCCACCTCGTAGCTATCCAGGACGCCACGGAGCTCTCCGTTATCAAGTTCGGGGGCTGGAAGAGCTTCCTCTTCGGAGGGGAGGGCTTCGTAGTGAAGGTTAGGGGGCCTGGGAAGGTCCTCCTCCAGACGAGGACCCTGCCCGCCCTAGCTGAGGCCTTGAGCCGCTTCCTTCCATCAAGGCGTTGAGCTTGAGGGCCCTAGTTAAGCTGGGGGGCTCGGTTATTACTCATAAGGAGGCGGAGGGCTCTGTCAATAGGGAGGCCCTCGAGAGGCTGTGCTCTGAGCTGGCTGAGGCGTGGAGGGCTGGCGTAGAGCTGACCGTAGTTCACGGGGGAGGCTCCTTCCCGCACCCAGTAGCTGAGAGGTTTAGGGTGCATGAAGGTGTCAGGGCTGGGGGGGTGGAGGAGCTAATGGGCTACGCGCTTACGAACGACGCTGCAGCTAGGCTAAATAGGATAGTGGTGGCCTCCCTCCTTAAGGCAGGCCTGCCAGCGGTCAGCCTTCAGCCATCAGCCTCGGTCCTAGCTAGGAGGAGTAGGGTGGAG is part of the Candidatus Nezhaarchaeota archaeon genome and harbors:
- a CDS encoding DUF998 domain-containing protein yields the protein MAAAAAWVTIFISAYRNPWFDALKHALSDLGGPGATDPWIYNYGLVLTGAVVLVYAFYLAHRSSTKPMTYSSAFIFMAGLFLALIGVFPSGTRPHTFVSTWFFVQMWMAMASTTIDLVLRGALAHGLALLALSILGPAGALLVEWPSAALLEVYGVALIDVYVVILALKY
- a CDS encoding HEPN domain-containing protein, which codes for MSFEEAEVLRERAEAFLKNAERLLEEGVYDLAAFNVEQYCQLMLKYKLLVKTGAYPRTHSIVKLARELSKIDHRAGRLLQDVVIVTKIEDAYIGSRYLPRRYEREEVEAMLKYVKDVFRGVVGEL
- a CDS encoding MBL fold metallo-hydrolase, whose product is MCLEVGVARGGAIIIGRSLVCDGFEPSLGRRLAVFTHAHEDHLKGLEEALAECQEVYVTPETRDLLVAIRGPQVLGRANLKAVEPSAGLPIGEERLTLYPSGHMLGSVQVAVEARGRMVAYTSEFLPERARPLRAEVLIVDATYGSPRHIREYRREEAVASLVKLVKTGLEEGPVWVFAHRGKRHEVMHILSSLGVPFYVTPADREVALVYEKYGVRQGELRVVKDLRSCELLKEPCVVFSHAKREVKGPFLKIRVSGWASFESPLKKVGEHEYVVSLSNHADYWELMRYVSESNPELVITDACRARIAAQSLARAIVNELGIAAIAMPVGTLPKATIRLW
- a CDS encoding isopentenyl phosphate kinase, yielding MSLRALVKLGGSVITHKEAEGSVNREALERLCSELAEAWRAGVELTVVHGGGSFPHPVAERFRVHEGVRAGGVEELMGYALTNDAAARLNRIVVASLLKAGLPAVSLQPSASVLARRSRVEEVYGGAVKQMLKLRLVPVLYGDAVMDLEAGFSIASGEALLEALAPLVDPHRVVVCVDVDGVYDRYPGGRVVEKVWGGNIE
- a CDS encoding TIGR00266 family protein, whose translation is MRYEVVGRPSFSTLKVLLEPGEAVTAEAGALLAMEGDVSVETKTAGGVGKGLLRKVAVGETLFINTFRAGPRGATVWLAPSVPGDIHYYELRGDGLVVQDYSYLAHHGDVDYELKWRGLRGLLAEPKSGLVWLRVYGRGGVWLNSYGAIEARELSPGEEVVVDNAHLVAIQDATELSVIKFGGWKSFLFGGEGFVVKVRGPGKVLLQTRTLPALAEALSRFLPSRR